A single window of Methylobacterium nodulans ORS 2060 DNA harbors:
- a CDS encoding AAA family ATPase encodes MTNLAFKITAPAPQGCRAQTLDTLRVPQISVHAFCDTPETAATLEAAFADRRMSRAHASVYPGGIPAAAAHYRQATTPNLLVLEASDAGSRLLADLEILAEVCDRSTKVVVIGKVNDIRLYRELLDRGISEYLVAPVEPVGLIAAVAQLYRDAGASKLGRSLAFIGAKGGVGSSVVAHNVAAAIARSYDTEVILADLDLPFGSASLALNLDQEKGQGIADALANTGRLDDVLLERLLTKSGEHLSVLSAPATLDHCHDLDGGAFERLIEVAQASVPFVVLDLPHVWMPWAKSTLLAADEVVITATPDLTSLRNAKNLISFLTQARPNDALPKLVLNQVGVPKRAEIKVDKFAAALELEPAACIPFEASVFSTAANEGRLVADVSAKARACSAFDHIARVISGRNAPAIRKGRFSLERFRRTGR; translated from the coding sequence ATGACGAACCTCGCTTTCAAGATCACCGCTCCGGCGCCGCAAGGCTGCCGAGCCCAGACCCTGGATACACTGCGGGTCCCGCAGATCTCGGTGCACGCATTCTGTGATACGCCGGAAACGGCAGCCACGCTGGAGGCGGCTTTCGCCGACCGGCGGATGTCGCGTGCCCATGCCAGCGTGTATCCCGGCGGCATTCCCGCCGCAGCCGCACATTACCGCCAAGCAACGACGCCGAATCTCCTGGTTTTGGAGGCGAGCGACGCCGGAAGCCGCCTTTTGGCGGACCTCGAGATCTTGGCCGAGGTCTGCGACCGCAGCACGAAGGTCGTGGTCATCGGGAAGGTCAATGACATCAGGCTCTACCGCGAACTCCTCGACCGAGGCATCAGCGAGTATCTTGTGGCTCCTGTCGAACCGGTGGGCCTCATCGCTGCTGTCGCACAGCTCTACCGCGACGCTGGTGCGAGCAAGCTCGGCCGAAGCTTGGCCTTCATCGGCGCGAAGGGCGGCGTCGGATCGTCGGTGGTCGCCCATAATGTGGCCGCGGCCATCGCCCGATCCTACGACACCGAGGTGATCCTGGCGGATCTGGACTTGCCGTTCGGCAGTGCGAGCCTCGCGCTCAACCTGGATCAGGAAAAGGGCCAAGGCATCGCGGATGCGTTGGCAAACACAGGCCGGCTCGACGATGTACTGCTGGAGCGTCTGCTGACGAAGTCCGGGGAGCATCTCTCGGTCCTGAGCGCTCCGGCCACCTTGGATCATTGCCATGATTTGGACGGAGGCGCCTTCGAGCGTCTGATCGAGGTCGCGCAGGCGAGTGTGCCCTTTGTGGTGCTGGATCTTCCTCATGTCTGGATGCCCTGGGCGAAGAGCACCTTGCTGGCTGCAGACGAGGTGGTCATCACGGCCACTCCTGATCTGACAAGCCTCCGAAATGCCAAGAACCTGATCAGCTTTCTGACGCAGGCGCGCCCGAACGATGCGCTTCCGAAGCTCGTGCTCAATCAGGTCGGGGTTCCGAAGCGGGCCGAGATCAAGGTCGACAAGTTCGCCGCGGCGCTCGAACTCGAGCCGGCGGCCTGCATCCCTTTCGAAGCTTCGGTCTTCAGCACGGCGGCGAACGAGGGCCGATTGGTTGCGGACGTCTCCGCGAAAGCCCGGGCCTGCAGCGCGTTCGATCACATCGCTCGAGTCATATCCGGTCGAAACGCACCGGCAATCCGCAAGGGCCGCTTCTCTCTCGAACGCTTCCGGAGGACCGGGCGATGA